From the Solanum lycopersicum chromosome 10, SLM_r2.1 genome, one window contains:
- the LOC101259684 gene encoding uncharacterized protein yields the protein MVQLSSTMNPHQPGTLPSKTVQNPKNDGLCMAVTTRGGKQIIDPPIPSGVEDEVRKENDVVEDNGELVEKAVKEAEIPQKVIPLPRPPPPFPQRLVKKTVDCKYRCFITMLKHLSINVPLIEALEQMTDYAKFMNDIVTKKRSVSFEDYHRMQHCNTIGTRSLVQKEEDPRTFTIPCTIYLLHFTIALCDLGASKNLMLLSIYKKLGLGDPKPTMMKLPISDRTMKRPIEILHDVLVKVESFIFSANFVIFDCEVDFDVLIILGSPFLSTNHGLVDMEKRADEVYVKLMKNQLSAFVGS from the coding sequence atggtcCAATTGTCTTCTACtatgaacccacatcaaccgggtactcttcctagcaaaactgtccaaaatccaaaaaatgatggacttTGCATGGCAGTAACTACTCGAGGGGGTAAGCAAATCATTGATCCACCTATACCGTCTGGTGTGGAAGATGAGGTGAGAAAAGAGAATGACGTAGTGGAAGATAATGGTGAGTTGGTAGAGAAAGCTGTGAAAGAAGCGGAGATACCCCAAAAAGTGATCCCCcttcctagaccaccaccaccatttCCGCAAAGATTGGTAAAGAAGACTGTGGATTGTAAATACCGATGTTTTATTACAATGTTGAAACACCTCTCCATCAATGTACCTTtgatagaagctcttgaacaaatgaccgattatgccaagtttatgaatgaTATCGTTACTAAGAAGAGATCGGTAAGTTTTGAGGATTATCACCGGATGCAACATTGTAATACTATTGGtacaaggtctcttgtgcaaAAGGAAGAAGATCCGAGAactttcactattccatgtaccatCTACTTGTTACACTTCACTATAGCACTATGTGATCTTGGTGCAAGCAAAAATCTCATGCTtctctctatttacaagaagttgggtttgggtgacccaaagcccactatGATGAAGTTACCAATTTCCGATCGAACGATGAAGAGGCCTATTgagatactccacgatgtgttaGTGAAggtggagtcatttatattttcGGCCAACTTTGTGATTTTTGATTGTGAGGTGGATTTTGATGTGCTTATTATTCTAGGGAGCCCGTTCCTTTCTACCAATCACGGCTTGGTTGACATGGAAAAAAGGGCGGATGAAGTTTACGTTAAATTAATGAAGAATCAACTTTCAGCATTTGTAGGTTCATGA